The nucleotide window ATGAAGTCCACACGAAAATAATATAAACTATTTTTATGTAATTAATTTGAGAGGGGTTGCCGTAATGAGTTTCTCGCAATTATCAAGTGAACAAATCAAAGAAATGGCAATGATTGAAATTGCTTACTTAATGATACAAGAAGGTCGCGAAGCTATTGATTTTTACGAATTATTCAATAAAGTTGCTGATTTAAAAGGCTATACACAAGAAGAAAAAGATGAGCGAATTGCTCAATTTTATACAGATTTAAATATTGACGGTCGTTTCTTATGCATCGGTGATAATCGCTGGGGCCTAAGACGTTGGTATCCATTTGAACAAGCTGATGAAGAAGTTACAACACCTGCTAAGCCTAAGAAGAAAAAGGGTAAGAAGAAAGCAGTTGTGGATGATGACTTCGATGATTATGATGAAGACGAATTCGATGACGAATTTGAAGATGAAGATGAGCTTGACGATTTAGATGACGACGATGACGATGATTATGAACTAGATGATGATGATGAAG belongs to Bacillus sp. Marseille-P3661 and includes:
- the rpoE gene encoding DNA-directed RNA polymerase subunit delta — encoded protein: MSFSQLSSEQIKEMAMIEIAYLMIQEGREAIDFYELFNKVADLKGYTQEEKDERIAQFYTDLNIDGRFLCIGDNRWGLRRWYPFEQADEEVTTPAKPKKKKGKKKAVVDDDFDDYDEDEFDDEFEDEDELDDLDDDDDDDYELDDDDEDEDEIDELDELDDDNDELGDLDEDEFELEDDDDDEFDDDEEEELDEDEDLD